The following proteins come from a genomic window of Flavobacterium eburneipallidum:
- a CDS encoding ribonucleoside-diphosphate reductase subunit alpha: MYVVKRDGRKEPVMFDKITDRIKKLCYGLNDLVDAVKVAMRVIEGLYDGVSTSELDNLAAETAASMTIAHPDYAQLAARIAISNLHSNTKKSFSETMNEMFHYVNPRTNLEAPLLSEEVHKVIMENAEFLDSHIIYNRDFNYDYFGFKTLERSYLLRINGKIVERPQHMLMRVSVGIHLGDLKSVIETYDLMSKKFFTHATPTLFNAGTPKPQMSSCFLLAMQDDSIDGIYDTLKQTAKISQSAGGVGLSIHNVRATGSYIRGTNGTSNGIVPMLRVFNDTARYVDQGGGKRKGSFAIYIETWHADIFDFLDLKKNTGKEEMRARDLFFAMWTSDLFMKRVQEDGPWTLMCPNECPGLYDVHGEEFEKLYTDYEKAGKGRKTIKAHELWEKILESQIETGTPYMLYKDAANRKSNQKNLGTIRSSNLCTEIMEYTSKDEIAVCNLASLSLPMFVENNKFNHELLFTVTKRVTRNLNKVIDRNYYPVQEAENSNMRHRPVGLGVQGLADAFIMLRLPFTSDEAKKLNQEIFETLYFAAVTASMEMAKEEGPYSTFEGSPISQGEFQHNLWGMKDEELSGRWDWASLRKEVMEHGVRNSLLVAPMPTASTSQILGNNEAFEPYTSNIYTRRVLSGEFIVVNKHLLNDLVERGLWNESLKQELMRNNGSVQDLNIPQDLKDLYKTVWEMSMKDIIDMSRQRGYFVDQSQSLNLFMQNANYSKLTSMHFYAWQSGLKTGMYYLRTKAAVDAIKFTLNNDKKAEPVEVKEPVAEQKLQPIAELNEPVEISPEEYRAMIELAKNAGPEDCEMCGS; the protein is encoded by the coding sequence ATGTACGTAGTAAAAAGAGACGGTAGGAAAGAGCCAGTAATGTTTGACAAAATCACGGATAGAATTAAAAAACTATGCTATGGTTTGAATGATTTAGTAGATGCCGTAAAAGTGGCAATGCGAGTAATTGAGGGGCTTTACGATGGAGTTTCAACATCAGAATTAGATAATCTTGCGGCTGAAACGGCTGCTTCCATGACTATTGCGCATCCAGATTATGCACAATTAGCAGCGAGAATCGCCATTTCGAATTTGCATTCAAATACCAAAAAATCATTCTCGGAAACGATGAACGAAATGTTTCATTATGTCAATCCGAGAACCAATCTAGAAGCACCTTTGCTTTCAGAAGAAGTGCATAAAGTAATTATGGAAAATGCCGAATTCTTGGATTCGCATATTATATACAACAGAGATTTTAACTACGATTATTTCGGTTTTAAAACCTTGGAACGTTCGTATTTGTTGAGAATTAACGGAAAAATTGTAGAGCGTCCGCAACACATGTTGATGCGTGTTTCGGTTGGAATTCATTTAGGGGATTTGAAATCTGTAATTGAAACTTACGACTTGATGTCGAAAAAATTCTTTACACACGCCACGCCAACATTGTTCAACGCTGGAACGCCAAAACCACAAATGTCTTCTTGTTTCCTTCTAGCAATGCAAGATGACAGTATTGACGGAATTTATGATACGTTAAAACAAACCGCTAAAATATCGCAATCAGCAGGAGGAGTTGGACTTTCTATTCACAATGTTCGTGCAACAGGATCTTATATTCGTGGTACAAACGGAACATCAAACGGAATTGTGCCCATGTTAAGAGTGTTCAATGATACGGCTCGTTATGTGGATCAAGGTGGTGGAAAACGTAAAGGAAGTTTTGCGATTTATATCGAAACTTGGCATGCTGATATTTTTGATTTCTTGGATTTGAAAAAGAATACTGGAAAAGAAGAAATGCGTGCGAGAGATTTATTCTTCGCCATGTGGACTTCGGATTTATTTATGAAACGTGTGCAAGAAGATGGACCTTGGACTTTGATGTGTCCAAACGAATGTCCAGGTTTGTATGACGTTCATGGTGAGGAATTCGAAAAATTATATACCGATTACGAAAAGGCTGGCAAAGGTAGAAAAACCATCAAAGCACACGAATTGTGGGAGAAAATTCTAGAATCGCAAATCGAAACTGGAACACCATATATGTTGTACAAAGATGCAGCAAACCGTAAATCAAATCAAAAAAATCTTGGAACCATTCGTTCGTCGAATTTGTGTACCGAGATTATGGAATATACTTCAAAAGACGAAATTGCAGTTTGTAATTTAGCTTCACTTTCGTTACCAATGTTTGTTGAAAACAATAAATTCAATCACGAATTGTTGTTTACGGTTACCAAACGTGTAACTAGAAACTTAAACAAAGTAATCGACAGAAATTATTATCCAGTACAAGAAGCAGAGAATTCTAATATGCGTCACCGTCCAGTAGGATTAGGAGTACAAGGTCTTGCTGATGCTTTTATTATGTTACGTTTGCCTTTTACTAGTGACGAAGCAAAGAAATTAAACCAAGAAATTTTCGAAACTTTATACTTTGCAGCCGTAACCGCTTCGATGGAAATGGCAAAAGAAGAAGGACCTTATTCTACATTTGAAGGATCGCCAATTTCGCAAGGAGAATTCCAACACAACCTTTGGGGAATGAAAGACGAAGAACTTTCAGGACGTTGGGATTGGGCATCATTGAGAAAAGAAGTAATGGAACACGGAGTAAGAAACTCATTGTTGGTAGCACCAATGCCAACAGCTTCGACTTCACAAATTTTAGGAAACAACGAAGCATTCGAACCGTATACTTCTAATATTTACACCAGACGTGTACTTTCAGGAGAATTTATCGTGGTGAACAAACATTTATTAAATGATTTAGTAGAACGCGGACTTTGGAACGAAAGTTTGAAACAAGAATTAATGCGTAATAACGGATCGGTTCAAGACTTAAACATTCCGCAAGACTTGAAAGACTTGTACAAAACCGTTTGGGAAATGTCAATGAAAGATATTATCGATATGTCTCGTCAGCGTGGTTATTTTGTAGATCAATCGCAATCGTTGAACTTGTTTATGCAAAACGCCAATTACTCTAAATTGACGTCAATGCACTTCTACGCTTGGCAATCTGGATTGAAAACAGGAATGTATTATTTGAGAACCAAAGCAGCAGTTGATGCTATCAAATTCACATTGAACAACGATAAAAAAGCAGAACCAGTTGAGGTAAAAGAGCCAGTTGCAGAGCAAAAACTACAACCTATTGCTGAATTAAACGAACCTGTAGAAATAAGTCCAGAAGAATACAGAGCCATGATCGAATTAGCTAAAAATGCTGGTCCAGAAGATTGTGAGATGTGTGGGTCTTAA
- a CDS encoding RDD family protein, whose product MKKKDIIPNYILASKNTRFLNFIIDLFFIYILSLMVYFLLSFVKFDNVYPYFSDWIDTFNHSENFIFHSIIWFFYYGLTEFFLSRTVAKYFTKTIVVLKDGSKPKLKNILARTVLRIVPYEHFTFLGGRRLGLHDESSETFVVKKEKLEKFILNRNT is encoded by the coding sequence ATGAAGAAAAAAGACATAATTCCGAATTACATTCTAGCGTCAAAAAACACTCGTTTTTTGAACTTTATAATCGATTTGTTTTTTATTTACATACTCTCGTTGATGGTCTATTTCTTGTTGAGTTTTGTAAAGTTTGACAACGTTTATCCATATTTTTCAGATTGGATCGATACGTTCAATCATTCAGAAAATTTTATTTTCCATTCAATAATTTGGTTTTTTTATTACGGACTTACTGAATTTTTTCTATCTCGAACAGTTGCTAAATATTTTACCAAAACAATAGTGGTTTTAAAAGATGGTTCAAAACCAAAACTAAAGAATATTTTAGCTAGAACTGTGTTGAGAATTGTGCCTTATGAGCATTTTACTTTTTTAGGAGGAAGAAGACTTGGTTTACACGATGAAAGTTCTGAAACATTTGTAGTCAAAAAAGAAAAACTTGAAAAATTCATTTTAAATAGAAATACATAA
- a CDS encoding AraC family transcriptional regulator encodes MDQINSKNNVGNSGVWWHEKNQGPLANLPFIKQFGSMRFTKVQMDENMRPHLNDGIEIHFVTSGKYDWVVEGNQIELLPGNLSVTAPWHWNGSPNGKMDIGYINWIILKPVEYDQKKKLNLGKWTKLSQKFQHSLGELIADNSNAVLEKAKDFEKYFAEIRKELADQEEGFEIMVGNILENLLIDLYRHLSSRSLKTEEETNFIETFTKIISEDISKKWNIDDLAHRFGMGKTKFTYEVKRLTGYPPNSYIINLKIEKAIVLMQNPKNKSMSDIAYSCGFSSIQHFTSSFLQRTGTTPGKYRVKNS; translated from the coding sequence ATGGATCAAATCAATTCAAAAAACAATGTTGGAAATTCTGGAGTTTGGTGGCATGAAAAAAACCAAGGTCCATTGGCTAATTTGCCTTTCATCAAGCAGTTTGGAAGTATGCGTTTTACGAAAGTGCAAATGGACGAAAATATGCGTCCGCACTTGAATGATGGAATCGAAATTCATTTTGTAACCAGTGGTAAATACGACTGGGTTGTCGAAGGCAATCAGATTGAATTACTACCTGGTAATTTATCGGTAACTGCACCATGGCATTGGAACGGAAGTCCAAATGGAAAAATGGACATTGGTTACATCAATTGGATTATTTTAAAGCCAGTAGAATATGACCAAAAGAAGAAATTAAATCTAGGAAAATGGACTAAATTGTCTCAAAAATTCCAACATAGTCTGGGCGAATTAATTGCCGATAATAGCAATGCCGTTTTAGAAAAAGCCAAAGATTTTGAAAAATATTTTGCTGAAATTCGCAAAGAATTAGCCGATCAAGAAGAAGGTTTTGAAATTATGGTGGGTAATATTTTAGAGAATTTACTCATCGATTTGTATCGCCATCTCTCGTCTAGAAGTCTCAAAACCGAGGAAGAAACCAATTTTATTGAAACTTTCACTAAAATCATTTCGGAAGATATTAGCAAAAAATGGAATATCGACGATTTAGCGCATCGTTTTGGGATGGGGAAAACCAAATTTACGTATGAAGTAAAAAGACTAACTGGTTATCCTCCAAATAGTTACATCATAAATCTTAAAATTGAAAAAGCCATTGTATTGATGCAAAACCCTAAAAACAAATCCATGTCGGATATTGCTTATTCTTGCGGATTTTCGTCGATACAGCATTTTACTTCTTCTTTTTTACAAAGAACTGGGACGACACCGGGTAAATATAGAGTTAAAAACAGTTAG
- a CDS encoding L-rhamnose mutarotase, translating into MLFSANAAEIWVAPNGKDTNEGTKVSPLATVHMALRKAREFRRLKDASVKGGIHIIIKDGTYYFDEPLFVRPEDSGTADSPTTIEADVNAKPIFSGGIEIKNWKKTTTSINGLKLGMVWVADAPEKAGEIINYRQLWVNGKKAVRAKSTAGNQMDRILSWDAATETCWIPFKDKSIKFQPGMEMFIVQWWAIANLRIKNIEVKKDSARLSFEKPESRIQSEHPWPAPWISKNNGNSAFFLNNGMSMLNEAGEWYLDRKKAKIYYIPRAGENMASAKVTAPVLENLVEVKGTIDSPVHDVKFKGISFQYSNWLRPSQQGHVPLQAGMYLLDAYKLKTPGTPNQASLENQAWVGRPRAAVEVNFANNTIFESCSFEHLSSTGLDLHKGTNNNKVQGNLFKDIGGNGINLGVFSEEAFEAHLPLQVKDDREVCSNELVADNMITDVANEDWGCLGIAAGFVKNLTIEHNEISDVAYSGISMGWGWTHTENVMKNNKIIGNKIHHYAKHLHDVAGIYTLSSQPDSRIEENYIDKVYNSPYAHDPFLWLYLYTDEGSQHFTIKNNWIPIKKILKNNNGPAGNVWKDNYAFVDPKIKENAGIRAPFANLKKEVVVDEAWGLQEMPKSVAIELIGKNFDIEKIKSTIKGFRIVGEELYQWENHLVIYGLMNQPERTKRKLALAFPELEIKIYENPVYDFQNFERCKDSKPASEWENIVLTANLVADEKMQKEYVDYHTTQFEKWPEIAKGFCNADFQQLQVFKNGRQLMLVISIPKGESLDKLNPKTTENNPRVDDWNALMKKYQTGIEGTKPGEVWMFLKKL; encoded by the coding sequence ATGCTCTTTTCAGCCAATGCTGCCGAAATTTGGGTCGCACCAAACGGAAAAGATACTAACGAAGGAACAAAAGTAAGTCCTTTAGCAACCGTACACATGGCATTGAGAAAAGCTAGGGAATTCCGTCGATTAAAAGACGCATCGGTAAAAGGAGGAATTCATATTATCATCAAAGACGGAACCTATTATTTTGATGAGCCTTTGTTTGTAAGGCCAGAAGATTCAGGAACAGCTGATAGTCCAACAACTATTGAAGCCGATGTCAATGCAAAACCTATTTTTAGCGGTGGAATCGAAATCAAAAATTGGAAAAAAACCACAACTTCAATAAATGGATTAAAATTAGGAATGGTTTGGGTAGCTGATGCTCCTGAAAAAGCGGGTGAAATCATCAATTACCGACAATTGTGGGTGAATGGAAAAAAAGCCGTCAGAGCCAAAAGCACAGCTGGAAATCAAATGGACAGAATTCTTTCATGGGATGCTGCAACAGAAACTTGCTGGATTCCTTTCAAGGATAAATCGATTAAATTTCAACCCGGAATGGAAATGTTCATCGTACAATGGTGGGCAATTGCCAATCTTCGAATTAAAAATATCGAGGTGAAAAAAGACAGCGCCCGACTTTCATTCGAAAAACCAGAAAGTAGAATTCAAAGTGAACACCCTTGGCCAGCACCTTGGATTTCGAAAAATAACGGAAATTCAGCATTCTTTTTAAACAACGGAATGTCAATGCTGAACGAAGCCGGAGAATGGTATTTGGACAGAAAAAAAGCCAAAATATATTACATTCCAAGAGCAGGAGAAAATATGGCTTCCGCCAAAGTGACTGCTCCGGTTTTAGAAAATTTAGTTGAAGTAAAAGGAACGATTGACTCTCCAGTGCACGATGTAAAGTTTAAAGGAATTTCGTTTCAGTACAGCAATTGGCTTCGTCCTTCTCAGCAAGGTCACGTTCCGTTGCAGGCAGGAATGTATTTATTAGATGCTTACAAATTGAAAACTCCAGGAACGCCAAATCAGGCTTCTTTAGAAAATCAGGCTTGGGTGGGAAGACCAAGAGCAGCTGTTGAAGTGAATTTTGCTAATAACACGATTTTCGAATCTTGTAGTTTTGAGCATTTGTCTTCTACAGGACTGGATTTGCATAAAGGAACAAATAACAACAAAGTACAAGGAAATCTTTTTAAAGATATTGGTGGAAACGGAATTAATTTGGGTGTTTTCTCCGAAGAAGCTTTCGAAGCGCATTTGCCATTACAAGTAAAAGATGATAGAGAAGTTTGTTCGAATGAATTAGTTGCTGATAATATGATTACTGATGTTGCCAATGAAGATTGGGGATGTTTAGGAATTGCAGCTGGTTTTGTGAAGAATTTGACTATTGAACACAACGAAATTTCAGATGTAGCTTACAGCGGAATTTCGATGGGTTGGGGTTGGACACACACTGAAAATGTGATGAAAAACAATAAAATTATTGGAAATAAAATTCATCATTATGCCAAACATTTACACGATGTGGCTGGAATTTACACGCTTTCATCGCAGCCAGACAGCCGAATAGAAGAAAATTACATTGATAAAGTGTACAACAGTCCGTATGCTCACGATCCATTTTTATGGCTGTATTTGTATACCGACGAAGGTTCACAACATTTTACGATTAAAAACAATTGGATTCCAATTAAGAAAATTTTAAAAAATAACAATGGTCCAGCTGGGAATGTTTGGAAAGATAATTATGCTTTTGTTGATCCAAAAATCAAGGAAAATGCAGGTATTCGTGCACCTTTTGCAAATTTGAAAAAAGAAGTAGTTGTTGATGAGGCTTGGGGATTACAAGAAATGCCAAAATCGGTAGCGATAGAATTAATCGGGAAAAATTTTGATATTGAAAAAATCAAATCGACGATAAAAGGTTTCCGAATTGTAGGCGAAGAATTGTACCAATGGGAAAATCATCTGGTGATTTATGGTTTGATGAATCAGCCAGAAAGAACAAAAAGAAAACTGGCTCTAGCTTTTCCTGAATTAGAAATTAAAATCTACGAAAATCCAGTTTATGATTTTCAAAATTTCGAAAGATGCAAGGATTCAAAACCAGCATCCGAATGGGAAAATATTGTATTGACTGCCAATTTAGTAGCTGATGAAAAAATGCAAAAAGAGTATGTGGATTATCACACGACTCAATTTGAAAAATGGCCGGAAATTGCTAAAGGTTTCTGTAATGCCGATTTCCAACAATTGCAGGTTTTCAAAAACGGAAGACAATTAATGTTAGTAATCAGTATTCCAAAAGGAGAAAGTTTGGATAAATTAAATCCAAAAACTACCGAAAACAATCCGCGTGTTGACGATTGGAACGCCTTAATGAAAAAATACCAAACAGGAATCGAGGGAACAAAACCAG